ACATACGGAAGCGATTCGACGAGCTGAGGGAAGCGTCGATGCAGTTGGGGCGGGGTGGTCGTCACGTCACGCATCCTGCACTCCGAGCCGTCCGCGGATCGAACCCGCCAGGTAGTCGAGGTCGGCTCGCGGCGGCGTGCCGGGCCGACCGCGCAGACCGAACCCGTCACCCACTGTCCGCGGCACCACATGGAGGTGCACGTGGAACACCTCCTGACCGGCCGTCACCCCGTCTGCGAGGAAGAAGTTGATTCCGTCCGCAGCCACCGTGCTCTCACGCAACGCGGCCGCCATCCGCTGCCCCACTCGGAAGAGGCGACCGCCGTCGACGGGGTCGAGCGCGGCCAGGTTCGCGGCGTGCGTCTTGGGCACCACCAGCAGGTGACCGGGCGTGAACGGCCGGATGTCCATGAACGCAATCGTGTGCTCGTCGTCGTACACGATGCTCGCCTCGGCCTCGCCCTCGACGATGGCGCAGAACACGCAGTGACTCATGTTTGACGATGTTATGCGGCAAACGCCGGCGCGACGTAGCTTCGTACCATGTTTCGTTCCGCCTCCGTGTCGGAGGCGGGCCACGCCAGCAGTGCCAGCACCACTCGGACGATCCATTGTCCGGCCGCGTCGTCCGTCGCGATCCCGGTGAGCGTCGTCGCGATCCGGGTGAGATCGGGCGACGCGACAAGGAATTCGTCGGCCGCGCCGGAGCGGGTGTGCGCGAACCAGTGGGACAGCGTCGGGTCGGCGCGCACCGCGGCCACCGACGTGAGTATCGCCTCGACCACCCGATCGGCGCCGTCGAGCCCGTCGACGGCCTGCCGCACACGGTCCGCGACGCCGGCCGCGCCCGCCGACACGACCGCTGCCACCAGTGCCGGCTTACCGCCGACGTAGCGGTAGAGCGTCGCCCGCGAACACCCCGCCCGCTCGGCGACGTCGACCGCGCTCACCCGATCGAATCCACGCTCGAGGAACAACTCCGTGGCCGCGGCCGTGATCCGCTCGACCGCGAGCACGCGCCGCCGCCCGCCCGCCAGCCAGTCGTCCGCTCCCCCGGCCATCCGCACTCCGATCACCCGCACACCTTCGTCTCAGTGTGAGACATACTCGCCGATCGGTCTACAACACGCTTCTCGCGACCGCGGCACCCACCAGCACGGACGCACGACGCCGCCACCAACCGGAGACACCGCGAAACCCCTGGTGAAGTACCCCTTCTCACTTCTCCCCGAACCATTGACACACGTCGCCGACGCCGGGAACGGTGAAGAAGATGCAACACGTTCGAACACAGTGAAGGGATGGCCCGTGACCGCGACACCACTGGACGGCATCGACATATTCGATCCCGAGCACCTCGACGACCCGTACGCCCTCTACGCGGCGCTGCGCGAACACGCGCCCGTCTACCGGGTGCCCGGCACCGACTTCCACCTGGTGTCGTCGTGGGCGCTGGTGACGGAGGCGCTCGCCCGGCCAGACGACTTCTCGTCGAACCTCACCGGCGCGATGGTGCACCAGCCCGGCGGCCCACCGGTCACGTTCGACATGGACGGCGGCGGCCGGGCCGTCCACGTCCTCGCCACCGCGGACGATCCCGCCCACGCGCTGCACCGCAAGCTCGTCCTGGCGACGCTCGCCAAGCGCATCCGCACGCTCGGCCCCACCGTCGACACGCTCGTCGACGAACTGTGGGACGCAGGCCTGAGATCGGACGGCTCGTTCGAGTGGGCCCGCGACATGGCCGACAAGCTGCCTCTCGCGCTCGTCGCGAGCCTGATCGGGCTGCCGCAGGAGGACGTCCCACAGCTGCTGGCGTGGGCGTACGACAGCACCGAACTGATCGGCGGCATCGTGACCGGTGATCGGCTCGCGTCGCTCGTGACGTCCGCGGCCGAGCTCGCCGGATACCTGCACACGAAATTCACCGCCGCCAAGCGGGATCCGCAGACCGATCTGCTCGGAGTGCTCGCCCACGCATGCAACGAGGGTGCGCTCACCGACGACGTCGCGGTCCTCGTCCTCGTCCAGCTGGTGGGTGCCGGCGGCGAATCGACGGCGGGGCTGATCGCCAGCGGGGCACGCATCCTCGCGAGCCGACCCGAGTTGCAGGACCGGCTGCGCCGCGATCCCACCCTGATCGACCCGTTCCTCGACGAGGCCCTGCGACTCGAATCGCCGTTCCGCGGCCACCACCGGCACGTCGTCGCCGACACCACCCTCGGCGGAGTGCCCCTGCCCGCCGGCAGCCACCTCCTGCTGCTGTGGGGTGCCGCCAACCGCGACGCGTCCGCCTTCGAGAACCCGGACGACGTCGTCCTGGACCGTCCGAACCTCAAGGGCCACCTCGCGTTCGGCAAGGGGTTGCACTTCTGCGTCGGGTCGGCGCTGGCCCGGACGGAGGCGCTCGCGGCGCTCACCGCACTGCTCACGCGCACCACGTCGTTCGAGGTCGAGGCCGGCGGAGCCGAGTGGGTCCCGAGCCTGCTCGTGCGCCGGCACCGGTCCCTGCCGCTGCGAATCACGACCATGTGACCGGAGACCTACAGCGGCCCAGACGAATTGGCAGAACGAACCCGCCGTCCCGCTGACCGGAAA
This genomic stretch from Prescottella soli harbors:
- a CDS encoding HIT family protein, with translation MSHCVFCAIVEGEAEASIVYDDEHTIAFMDIRPFTPGHLLVVPKTHAANLAALDPVDGGRLFRVGQRMAAALRESTVAADGINFFLADGVTAGQEVFHVHLHVVPRTVGDGFGLRGRPGTPPRADLDYLAGSIRGRLGVQDA
- a CDS encoding TetR/AcrR family transcriptional regulator, which translates into the protein MAGGADDWLAGGRRRVLAVERITAAATELFLERGFDRVSAVDVAERAGCSRATLYRYVGGKPALVAAVVSAGAAGVADRVRQAVDGLDGADRVVEAILTSVAAVRADPTLSHWFAHTRSGAADEFLVASPDLTRIATTLTGIATDDAAGQWIVRVVLALLAWPASDTEAERNMVRSYVAPAFAA
- a CDS encoding cytochrome P450, which produces MTATPLDGIDIFDPEHLDDPYALYAALREHAPVYRVPGTDFHLVSSWALVTEALARPDDFSSNLTGAMVHQPGGPPVTFDMDGGGRAVHVLATADDPAHALHRKLVLATLAKRIRTLGPTVDTLVDELWDAGLRSDGSFEWARDMADKLPLALVASLIGLPQEDVPQLLAWAYDSTELIGGIVTGDRLASLVTSAAELAGYLHTKFTAAKRDPQTDLLGVLAHACNEGALTDDVAVLVLVQLVGAGGESTAGLIASGARILASRPELQDRLRRDPTLIDPFLDEALRLESPFRGHHRHVVADTTLGGVPLPAGSHLLLLWGAANRDASAFENPDDVVLDRPNLKGHLAFGKGLHFCVGSALARTEALAALTALLTRTTSFEVEAGGAEWVPSLLVRRHRSLPLRITTM